Proteins co-encoded in one Waddliaceae bacterium genomic window:
- a CDS encoding tRNA (guanine(46)-N(7))-methyltransferase TrmB, producing the protein MKPKDLPAPYSWKERRLLLKDKILYVPEYYDYTGYSFPSWDDDAVFGNKKPVYIEYCSGNGLWILDRAAENPDINWVAVEKRFDRVRKIWAKRESRQLDNVFIVCGEAQPFAHHYVDTDTVDAIYVNFPDPWPKDRHAKHRLIQKPFVNDCVQSLKTDASFILVTDDTQYCSQMIDVLGSNKALSPEYPEPYYIKDKKDYGDSFFYDLWKGKGRDIHYIKYIKR; encoded by the coding sequence ATGAAACCTAAAGATCTGCCAGCACCATACTCTTGGAAAGAAAGAAGGCTCCTCCTTAAAGACAAAATCTTGTATGTCCCTGAATATTACGACTATACGGGATATTCCTTCCCCTCATGGGACGACGATGCTGTCTTCGGAAACAAAAAACCAGTATATATCGAATACTGCAGCGGCAATGGCCTGTGGATCTTGGATCGCGCTGCCGAAAACCCAGATATTAACTGGGTCGCCGTTGAAAAGAGATTCGACAGGGTGCGAAAGATATGGGCCAAGAGAGAAAGCCGACAACTTGATAATGTCTTCATCGTATGCGGCGAGGCACAACCCTTCGCACACCATTACGTCGATACCGACACCGTAGACGCCATATATGTTAACTTCCCCGATCCATGGCCAAAAGATCGTCACGCAAAACACCGCTTGATACAAAAACCCTTCGTTAACGACTGCGTACAATCTCTTAAAACAGACGCCTCTTTCATCCTTGTCACCGATGACACACAGTATTGTAGCCAGATGATCGATGTCCTCGGAAGCAATAAAGCACTGTCACCAGAATATCCAGAACCATATTATATAAAAGATAAAAAAGATTACGGAGACTCTTTCTTCTACGACCTGTGGAAAGGAAAAGGAAGAGATATCCACTATATAAAATATATAAAACGTTGA